The nucleotide window GGCCCGGTGCAGCACCCGATGCGCCTTGTCCGCCACGGACGGGCTGAGGCCGGCATAGAGCCTCTGCAGGTGGCTCGGTTCCAGCCGGCTCAGGCGCACATTGCCCAGAGCGGGCAGTACGTAGGTCTTGAGCACCAGTTGATGATGGGCCTTGGTGGAGGGCTTGAGGTCGGCGGCCGCCAGCCACTCGGTCGCCAGGTCGGCCACCGTCCGCCGTCCGGCCTCGGGGAGCCCGGTGCCCGCACTCGCTTGCCGCCTAAGCTCCGCCAGCTTCGCCCTCGCCTCCGCCTTCGTCTTCCCGTAGACAGTGCGACGGTTCCGCCCTATCATGAGGGAGGCTTGCCACCGTCCATCCTGTCGCTGAAACACAGTGCCTTCGCCGGGGCCACGGTTCGCCATCGGTGCCTCCTTCGCCCCGGCGTTGCTGTAACGTTGCTGTCAGAACGGATGTTCTGGCGGTGACCTACTAGGGGTAGTATGCCAGATGCCTCGCACCTACTACACGTTGTGGGCGAGTAGCTCAGTTGGTCAGAGCGCTTCCCTTACAAGGAAGAGGCCACAGGTTCGAGTCCTGTCTCGCCCACTGCTGGCACCGGATGGGGCCCGTCGGCGCACTGCCTAGTGAACCGCGGGCCTTCTTCTGCTCAGTGGCCATCGCAAACGCTACGTGACCGCTCGGGAGGGTTCGATGGCGACCAGGGCGACAGACGGACCGCTGTCGATCGCCTTCGACGCCTGGAGGGTCGGCAAGGCATCTCCCGGATCGTGGGCGCCGCGGCGCCAGGCACGGCTGACGCAGCTCATTCGTCACGCCCGCCAGTCCTCGCCCTTCTACAGCAAGCTGTACCGCTCCTCCCCCGAGCCGTGCATTGACTTGAGATACCTGCCGGTGGTCACCAAACCCGACCTGATGGCCGCGTTCGACGAGTCTGTCACCGATCGCGCCGTCACCAGGACTGGGGTGGAGGCCTTCGTCTCGGACGCAGAACGGGTCGGGGAGCCCTTTCTGGGGCGCTACCTGGTGTGCACTTCCTCGGGCACCACTGGAGTGCCGGGGATCTTCCTCCACGACCCTCACGCTGTGGCCGTGTATCAAGCCCTGGTGATGACACGAAGCTACGTGCGGTGGTTCACACTCTCTCAGACTTGGGCGCTGGCCCGCCGCGGGGTGCGTGGGGCCATGGTTCTGGCCGCCGGTGGCCACTTCGCTGGCATCGGCTGGCTTGAGCGGGCCCGAAGGCTCTATCCCCGACTGGCAGGCATGTTCCGGTCCTTCTCCGCTCTGCAGCCGATTGACGAGTTGGTCAGCCAGCTAACCGACTTTCAGCCCACCTTGCTGTTGGGTTACCCCAGCGCCTTGGCGGTGCTGGCCGACGAGCGTGCTGCGGGAAGGCTGGCGATCGAGCCGATGCTGGTAGCCAGCGTTGGGGAGTCCTTCACCGAGGCCATGCGTCAGCGGATCGAGGAAGGCTTCCAGTCGCGTCTGCGCGACAGCTACGGGGCCTCGGAGTTCCTCTACATGGCCTTCGGGTGCGACCAGGGGTGGCTACACCTGCACGCTGACTGGGTGGTGCTGGAACCGGTCGACAAGCAATACGGACCGGTGCCGCCGGGAGAACCGTCTCACACAGTTCTGCTGACCAACCTGGCCAATCGCGTCCAGCCCATCATCCGGTACGACCTCGGGGACAGCGTGACTGTCAAGCCAGAGCCGTGTCCCTGCGGCTACCCCTTGCCGGCCATCAAGGTGCAGGGTAGACAGGCCGACGTCCTTTCATTCCGGGGGGCCGGAGGTCGCTCCGTGCCGGTGCTGCCCCTGGCCCTTGCTACCGTCATCGAGGAGACAGTGGGAGTGCAGCGGTTCCAGGCTATCCAGACTGGTCCGGCGGAGCTCCGGCTGAGGCTGCTGCCGGAAGCGGACAGAGATGCAGAGCAGGTCTGGGAGGCCGTCCAGGGCCGGCTCCGGGCGTGGCTGGGCAGTCAGGGGCTGGAGAACGTGCGTCTCGTCAGGGCAGGAGAGCCACCACAGCAGGACCCAGTGAGCGGCAAGCTGCGCCAGGTATGGGCGGATCTGTAGGCCGCTCCCGCGGGTCGCGGGTGCACGGGGCGACCCGATGCGCTTCGCTGGGGTGACCGCACCGAAGCGGGCACCCAATATCCGAGACCGGCCGCGGTCGCCTCGGCCCTCCATGCCGCCCGTGCCGATAGGGGATGGGGAGCGGGTCGGGGAGACAGCGGCGCAGGTACTCGCGGTCATGGGGCACCGGCGTTCACCGTGCTCCAAGCGATCCGGCCCATCGCTCCCGGTGCTCAGGGTGGGGGAGAGGCTTCGGGACCCTGGCTGCAGTCACGGTGAACTACGGGTTGCGACAACTTGTGCCTACCTCACAGACGGCCCAGGCCCGGGACAGGTCATGAACCCAGGTGCCCGCGCAGATCGCTGGACGGACAGCCTCGCCTACACTACCTCGGGCGATGGGCCCGGCTCGACCAACAGCCCGCCTGGCACTGGCATGGGCTTTCGCCCAGCGGGGCAGAGCTCCGCTAAGCTGGCCGCCTATCGCTGCCGGGCAGGTGCCGCTCAGTGACCCCCCTGAGACCCGGCACTTCTCCCGGACTCTTCCTCGCCGAGGACGTGACGCACCCCCGCGGGAGTGATCCTGATGACGGGGGGCATGCGCCCCAGCTCCCGGAGCAGGATCAGGCCCATCTTGTGGAGCCGGCGGTAGACAGCCATATTCGAGGGAGCAGCTACCAAGTAGTGCCCCGTTCTAGTACCGCGCAGGGCGGCGCCGCCACCCTCTTCGAAGATCACCTGGTAGCTATCCCCCTCGCCAGCCCGCTCATACATGGCGAGGGACCATAGCAGGGCGAACTCCTCCGGAAGCACCTCCTGCCGGTAAGCCACGACTTCCCCCAAGCCGGTTGACGGCTAGTACTTTAGTACTATGTGCTGTCGTCCTTCTGACATTATTATGCACCCATTGTATATGAAACCTGGGCCTCATTCGTTTGATTCTGGTTAGAAGCCGAAGCGTGGTCCCGCGCCCGGCAGTGAGGGTGACTCAGGCTTAGGAGAGGCTGTACAGCCAGGGAGCGACTGGGTACACGAAGCGGCCTGGCTGGGTCGGCTTGGCCCGGCCGATGGGAGTTGACTCCGGCGGAGTGTGCCGGACTCTTTGGGAGGAGCAGTGGCCTAGGGAGAAGGGCGGTCGGCTGCTTGCTCGTCGCCGGGCGGAGGGCCGCTGCCGTCTTCGAAGCGGAGGAGCTCCGGCACCAGGAAGCCTGTCAGTCCACAAGCTAGGCACACTGTGGCACCGGCAACGTAGATGGGCCTCACTCCGACGGCATCGGCGAGAGGGCCCGAGATCATGAGCCCTAGCGGGGTGGCCGCATGGGCCAGGCTGAGAGCGAAGGTCATCACCCGACCTTGAATGGCGGGATCCACGGTGGCCTGCAGGATAGCGACTATGGGCCCGTTGATCAGCGGGTTGACGAAGGCGAATCCGGCCATGCCTACGACCGCCAGCCAGAACCGCTGACTGGGCGCCAGCCCCACCGTGAGCAGAAACATCCCGGCGACAAGTAGGCCCAGCAGAACGGTCAACATCCTCCTCCTGAAGCCGCCCCAGGCAGCGAGCAGCAAGCCGCCGCCGACCATGCCCAGGCTAAAGGCGGACTCCAGAGTGGCCAGGTGACCGGGGCCGCCAGCGAAGTGGTCAGTGACTAGGAGGGGCAGCAGCCACATGGCCGGGTTGATGACCGCGTTCAGTAGGGCAGCGGTGGCCATGAGAAGGCCCAGCGCCCGCCATTCCAGCACGTAGCGCATGCCGGCCCTGAGATCGGACAGCAGCGTAGGCCTCAAGGCGACCGGGGCTGCTAGGTCTTCGCGTAACGGTTGGGGAACGGTCACGCAGGCCAGCAGGGCAACGGCGATGGCAGCGGTGGCCACGTCCAGAACCATGATGCTGGCTATGGAAGTGATGGAGAGGAGGAGGGCTCCTAGGGGCGGCGAGAGGACGGCCATGGATGCTTGCACTGTCTGATTCAGCCCGGCCACGCGCGAGAGGTGCCGGCCGGGCACCATCAGCGTGGTGGAGGCCTGCATGGCGGCGAAGTGGAAGGCCCCGCCCAGGCCTCGCGCCGCCATGATGACGAAGACGTGCCAAGACTGGGCCTGGCTCGACCAGAACAAGTAGGCGAGCCAAGCCGACACCAGGGCGACGGCGGCGTCGGCCGCCATCATCACCGCGCGCCGGTCCAGGCGATCCACTAGCGCCCCCGCCACCGGCCCCAAGAGCACTTGGGGGAGAGTGGTGGCCAGGGCGGAGGCGACCAGAACGGTGGCGGAACCGGTGGTCGTGGTCAGCCACCACACCAGGGCGAACCCAGCCACCGAGCTCCCCACGATGGAGACAGCCTGGCTGGCCCACACGGTGAAGAACCGGGGCCACCAGTTGGGGGCCACTTCAGTCGTCGCCATGCCGCCTCCGGCCCTCGCCGCGCCGGCCCGGCCGCTACAGCTTCATCATATACTCGACGCTGGAGAGCACGGGCACGAAACCGACCTTCTCGTACGCGCGGCGGGCAGCGGCGTGAGCCTCGTCCAGCCCGGTCACCACGGTGGCGAAGCGCATGCCCTCGCGGCGGAAGACGTCTAACACCGCCCGGTACTGGGCGCTGCCGATCCCGCGGCCGCAGAACTCCGGGTCCACCGCGTTGTTGCCAATGGTGCCGATCCTCCGCTCGCGATCGAGGGTGAAGGTGATGAACCCAACCACTCGCCCGCCTACCTCGCTCACTAGAGTCCATCCAGGGTGGTCGCGGGCGAAGGACCGCACCTGTTCCCGCTTGTTCTCGACGCTCGACCGACGTGCCACCTCGCCCAGGGCCTGCTCCTGGAGATATGCGAAATGCGCGTAGATGGGCGTCCAGGCAGCGGCGGCGATGTCCTCGATGGCCTGGGCGTCCGCGGGCCGGAATGGGCGGATGACAAGGTCAGAGCGCTGGATGGCTGCGCTCATATGGTGAGCGTCACCTTGGTGAGCGCTCGCGGGCTGTCGGGATCGAACCCCTTGGTGAGCGCCAGATGGTGGGCCAGCCACTGCCCGGGCACGATATTGACTATGGGGCTGAGCCACTCGGGCACGGAGGGGACCCTCAGCGCCACCCGACCCAGGGCTAGGGCCTCGTCCGCGTCGGAGATCACCACCACCTCGGCCTGCCGGTCCTTTACCGTCTTGATAGAGGACAGGAGGTTGTGATACAGAGCACCGGTTGATGCTACCGCTATCACGGGGAAACCCTCGTCTACGGTGGCCAGAGGGCCGTGCATGAAGTCGGCGGTGCTGTAGGCCTGAACGTGGCTGTAGGTGAGCTCTTTGATCTTGAGGGCGATCTCCGCCGCCGTGGCCAGGTTGTACCCTCGACTCAGGACCAGGGCTGACTCCATGTACCGATAGCGCTCCGCGGACGCTCGTACCTGGTCCTCAAGGTCGAGGGCCTGGGCGACGGCGTCGGGTATCCGCTCGATGTCCGCCTGGCGCGCCTTGTCGCCGGACAGGGCGGTCGAAAGCAGGGCCACACAGGCCAGCTGGGAGGTGTAGGTCTTCGTGGCCGCTACTGCCTTCTCTTCGCCGGCCAGGCAGGGCAGCACAAACTGGCAGGCGCGTGCCAAGGGCGAGTCCTCGTCGTTGGTGACGGCCAGGGTCAGGGCTCCCTGGGAACGCGCGTCCTCCAGCACGGTGACAATGTCGGTGCTGGCTCCGGACTGGGAGATGCCCACCACCAGAGCTCCGTCGAGTCGAGGGGGGGACTGGTAGAAAGTGTACAGCGACGGGGCGGCCAGCGCCACAGGAAGGCGGTTGGCGGAGCCCCACAGGTACTTGGCGTAGGTGGCGGCGTGGTCCGAGGTGCCGCGGGCGGCGATGAGGGCGAACCTGATGCCGCTTGAGGCGATGGCGGCGGCACACTCCCGAGCGCGCTGCCAGTTCTGCGTTACCACCCGGCGCAGCACCTCGGGCTGTTGCATGATCTCGCGTCGAGTCTGGGTCAACCTAACCCTCCATCCTTAGTCTTCCGGCCGTCAGGAGCTCCTCGTCAAGCTTGGCGGCTAGGCCCTGAGCCAGTTGTGCTGCTACTTCCAGGGTCGAAGGCTCCAGCCGGTCCGGGGTGTCCGTGATCCAGTGCCGGTTGGGCACGGCTCCCCTGCGGTCGAGGGCATGCACGGTGACGGCGGGCATGCCGGAGCGCAGGGCCAGGTAGGCGGCGCTGTTGGAGTCCTGATAGGGGCGGGCCCGCACGGGCAGCCCGAGCTCGGCCACGACATCTCCCGCCAGACCCAGCACCTTCCTGGGGACGGGGACCGACCGCACCATCCCTTCCATCAGGCTGATGGTGACCGTTCCGCTGCCCACGCCAGCCAGGTTGACGAGCAGTGTGCTCGCCTGTCGCAGGCGGAAGGAGGCCAGGAACGCTCGCTGCCCGGCCATGCCAGTCTCGTGACCGGCGGTGGCCACGATCCAGGTCTCTGTCTGTTCTAGGCGAGGCAGCGTCTCTGCCAACTCGATGAGCACGGCCAGCCCCGAGGCACCGTCGTTGGCTCCGGGGGACCGGGGTAGGTTCAGCACCCCGTGAACCAGCACCCCCAGGTGGAAGATAAGGTAGAGCCCGGCCGCAAACGCCACCCAGACGAACCCCGAGAGAGGGCTAAAGACGGCGACCACGGCCAGCACCAAGATGATCACACCGGCATTGAAGGCGAAGAGAAGAGCCTGGCGCTGGATGAGGGCCGCCCGGGGCGCGCTGAAGAGCGTAGGCTGGGCCGTGTCCAGGTGGGCCACGAACACTATGGCCCGCAGGGGAGAGCCATTGGCCGCCCGCCTGCCGATCACGTTGTGCGAACGGGCGCGAGGCAGCCACCGCGATAGAGCCGGGATGGCTGCAGCCTCAGTGGCGAGGATGCTCACCCCAGCGAGGGCGGCGGCGGCCGCCAAGGGGGCGGAGTAGGTCAGGATGATGGAGGCTGACACCAACAGGCCGTAGGCGATGATCTGGGGCAGGTGAGGCTGAGTGGCGACCTCGACCGGCTGCAGGTCTGCCTGAACCCCGGCCGAGTCCAGACGGTCTCGCACGTACTCTGCTGTCTGCCTCTCCGCTGGCGACCCCGCCGGACGGGCGCCGAAACGCTCCACGATCTCACGGGCGGTCGACAGAAGCCGGTTCTGCCTCGCCGGGTCTATCTGGGCTCGCGCCAACAACCCTCTCCCAACCAATACACCACCGCCGCCCGATAGTCGTCGCTGGCCATCACCTCGTCCAGGGCGTCGGCCACGGCCTCGGCCACAGCGGTATCGCCTGCTCGTGCCACTACGCTGTACGGCACCTCGGAGATCAGCGGCCCGAAGGCGATCCCGTCATGGGGAAGGCCGAAGCTGCAAGCGGAGACGCGGGTGACGATGCCTGCCTCGGCCCCTTCGGTCAGCTGCAGCACCACATCCTGCTCCGACAACACCTCGGTGACCCGAGCCCTGGGCCAGTTCTGCCGGGCTAGGCGGGCGGCCTCGCTCCCCGCCTCGGCCAGCACCTCGCCCTCGAATGCGTCCGGGTCCGCGGCCCAGGAGTCCACTCGGTACAGCCACTGGAGGCC belongs to Anaerolineae bacterium and includes:
- a CDS encoding phenylacetate--CoA ligase family protein; its protein translation is MATRATDGPLSIAFDAWRVGKASPGSWAPRRQARLTQLIRHARQSSPFYSKLYRSSPEPCIDLRYLPVVTKPDLMAAFDESVTDRAVTRTGVEAFVSDAERVGEPFLGRYLVCTSSGTTGVPGIFLHDPHAVAVYQALVMTRSYVRWFTLSQTWALARRGVRGAMVLAAGGHFAGIGWLERARRLYPRLAGMFRSFSALQPIDELVSQLTDFQPTLLLGYPSALAVLADERAAGRLAIEPMLVASVGESFTEAMRQRIEEGFQSRLRDSYGASEFLYMAFGCDQGWLHLHADWVVLEPVDKQYGPVPPGEPSHTVLLTNLANRVQPIIRYDLGDSVTVKPEPCPCGYPLPAIKVQGRQADVLSFRGAGGRSVPVLPLALATVIEETVGVQRFQAIQTGPAELRLRLLPEADRDAEQVWEAVQGRLRAWLGSQGLENVRLVRAGEPPQQDPVSGKLRQVWADL
- a CDS encoding MFS transporter, with the protein product MATTEVAPNWWPRFFTVWASQAVSIVGSSVAGFALVWWLTTTTGSATVLVASALATTLPQVLLGPVAGALVDRLDRRAVMMAADAAVALVSAWLAYLFWSSQAQSWHVFVIMAARGLGGAFHFAAMQASTTLMVPGRHLSRVAGLNQTVQASMAVLSPPLGALLLSITSIASIMVLDVATAAIAVALLACVTVPQPLREDLAAPVALRPTLLSDLRAGMRYVLEWRALGLLMATAALLNAVINPAMWLLPLLVTDHFAGGPGHLATLESAFSLGMVGGGLLLAAWGGFRRRMLTVLLGLLVAGMFLLTVGLAPSQRFWLAVVGMAGFAFVNPLINGPIVAILQATVDPAIQGRVMTFALSLAHAATPLGLMISGPLADAVGVRPIYVAGATVCLACGLTGFLVPELLRFEDGSGPPPGDEQAADRPSP
- a CDS encoding GNAT family N-acetyltransferase; translated protein: MSAAIQRSDLVIRPFRPADAQAIEDIAAAAWTPIYAHFAYLQEQALGEVARRSSVENKREQVRSFARDHPGWTLVSEVGGRVVGFITFTLDRERRIGTIGNNAVDPEFCGRGIGSAQYRAVLDVFRREGMRFATVVTGLDEAHAAARRAYEKVGFVPVLSSVEYMMKL
- a CDS encoding SIS domain-containing protein, with protein sequence MQQPEVLRRVVTQNWQRARECAAAIASSGIRFALIAARGTSDHAATYAKYLWGSANRLPVALAAPSLYTFYQSPPRLDGALVVGISQSGASTDIVTVLEDARSQGALTLAVTNDEDSPLARACQFVLPCLAGEEKAVAATKTYTSQLACVALLSTALSGDKARQADIERIPDAVAQALDLEDQVRASAERYRYMESALVLSRGYNLATAAEIALKIKELTYSHVQAYSTADFMHGPLATVDEGFPVIAVASTGALYHNLLSSIKTVKDRQAEVVVISDADEALALGRVALRVPSVPEWLSPIVNIVPGQWLAHHLALTKGFDPDSPRALTKVTLTI
- a CDS encoding M28 family peptidase, with the protein product MARAQIDPARQNRLLSTAREIVERFGARPAGSPAERQTAEYVRDRLDSAGVQADLQPVEVATQPHLPQIIAYGLLVSASIILTYSAPLAAAAALAGVSILATEAAAIPALSRWLPRARSHNVIGRRAANGSPLRAIVFVAHLDTAQPTLFSAPRAALIQRQALLFAFNAGVIILVLAVVAVFSPLSGFVWVAFAAGLYLIFHLGVLVHGVLNLPRSPGANDGASGLAVLIELAETLPRLEQTETWIVATAGHETGMAGQRAFLASFRLRQASTLLVNLAGVGSGTVTISLMEGMVRSVPVPRKVLGLAGDVVAELGLPVRARPYQDSNSAAYLALRSGMPAVTVHALDRRGAVPNRHWITDTPDRLEPSTLEVAAQLAQGLAAKLDEELLTAGRLRMEG
- a CDS encoding amino acid ABC transporter substrate-binding protein: MPIAKAVASGYNPSMRRWALVLIPILLVLVLGMAVSDRSRDHSLDLVRQRGTLRVGMDASFPPFEVVNAVGELEGLDVDLARLLAREMDLNLDIANIAFDGLYEALSCGEVDLLLSALPYDPLRTGDVRYSAPYFTDGLQWLYRVDSWAADPDAFEGEVLAEAGSEAARLARQNWPRARVTEVLSEQDVVLQLTEGAEAGIVTRVSACSFGLPHDGIAFGPLISEVPYSVVARAGDTAVAEAVADALDEVMASDDYRAAVVYWLGEGCWREPR